In Desulfovibrio oxyclinae DSM 11498, a single window of DNA contains:
- a CDS encoding lysophospholipid acyltransferase family protein, with the protein MFRILLFYLCIAPVTVWYSLKMIRFKRKGVPAEKIDPVPIKWATTLVKLAGIRVEADLGDLDPEGHYVFMGNHQSNFDIPIVFSVFQKNRIRFVAKKSLFDIPVFGPALKEADNIPIDRDNRRAAMKSISHAVEIANSGVSPLIFPEGTRNRDPEELMEFKSGGMIIALKCGLPVVPFVMEGTHDLLPPGKLLFNRKRTIRIKVLPIIDPSRYTLKERDVFKNDLRQMMTEAYQDLRSEKKNG; encoded by the coding sequence ATGTTTCGCATCCTTCTTTTCTACCTCTGCATCGCCCCCGTCACTGTCTGGTACAGCCTGAAAATGATACGTTTCAAACGCAAAGGCGTACCGGCTGAAAAGATCGACCCCGTGCCCATCAAGTGGGCCACCACGCTGGTAAAGCTGGCGGGAATCCGCGTGGAGGCGGACCTTGGCGACCTCGACCCGGAAGGCCATTACGTTTTCATGGGCAACCACCAGAGCAACTTCGACATCCCCATCGTCTTCTCGGTGTTTCAGAAAAACCGCATCCGCTTCGTGGCAAAAAAGAGCCTGTTCGACATCCCGGTCTTCGGCCCCGCCCTAAAAGAAGCCGACAACATTCCCATTGACCGGGACAATCGCCGCGCCGCCATGAAAAGCATCAGCCACGCAGTGGAGATCGCCAACAGCGGCGTCTCACCGCTCATCTTTCCGGAAGGGACGCGTAACCGCGACCCGGAAGAACTCATGGAATTCAAGTCCGGGGGCATGATCATCGCCCTCAAGTGCGGACTGCCGGTTGTCCCTTTCGTCATGGAAGGCACGCACGACCTGCTGCCCCCAGGCAAACTTCTCTTCAACAGAAAACGCACGATCCGGATCAAAGTCTTGCCCATCATCGACCCGTCGCGCTACACCCTCAAGGAGAGGGACGTTTTCAAAAACGATCTGCGGCAAATGATGACCGAAGCCTATCAGGACCTCAGAAGCGAGAAAAAAAATGGCTAA
- the fusA gene encoding elongation factor G has protein sequence MSDLNTQRTYAIVGHGGSGKTSVAEMLLYKAGVVNRLGKVEEGNTVLDYEPEEIKRRGSIQPGFANFKWNKNQHFLIDTPGASNFNGDLSFSVKAADGAVLVVDAVDGVKPLTRKIWGRVTDAELPSIVFINKMDRDRADFDSAFNGLSEMLGMRPVLLYYPIGSKEDFRGVVDMLSGKAIMFGENGETTEGDIPADIADEVETMRETMIENIAESDEELMELYFEEGELTPDQITQGLKAGVLSGELVPVAVGSALENKGGKELLDTIQTLLPSPLEHKPWQGEDGERASSPDEPLSCFVFKTIADPFAGQLTVVRVCSGTLQPDSMITNSASGEKERIGQLHLMNGKEQTASKTPMGPGSIVTLAKLKGTHTGDTLVSEKDDFKIVKPELAPQLITYALAPAEKGDEDKVFAAVAKLLEEDITLTLSRDEESSDVLLSGMGQNHIEVSVERAKRRSKVDIVLKTPKVPYRETFKVGAQEVQGRHKKQSGGRGQFGDCWINVEPQPAGTGYVFEDKIVGGAIPRQFIPAVDKGIQETAQRGVLAGYPVIDFKVTLYDGSYHNVDSSEMAFKVAGSLAFKKAAEKGKVALLEPVMTVTVAVPDSFMGDVIGDLSSRRGKVLGSESQSGVTEVKAHVPMAEMLKYAPSLNAMTGGQGTFFMEFDHYEECPPNITDQVIAENKKDEEE, from the coding sequence ATGTCGGATCTGAACACGCAGAGAACCTACGCCATTGTGGGCCACGGCGGCAGCGGCAAGACCTCGGTCGCGGAAATGCTCTTGTACAAAGCCGGAGTCGTCAATCGGCTCGGCAAGGTTGAAGAGGGCAACACCGTACTGGATTACGAACCCGAGGAGATCAAGCGCCGCGGCTCCATTCAGCCCGGATTCGCCAACTTCAAGTGGAACAAGAACCAGCACTTCCTCATCGATACGCCGGGAGCATCAAATTTCAACGGTGACCTGTCCTTCAGCGTGAAAGCCGCGGACGGCGCCGTGCTCGTGGTTGACGCGGTGGACGGCGTCAAGCCGCTGACCCGCAAGATCTGGGGGCGCGTGACCGACGCCGAACTCCCCTCCATAGTCTTCATCAACAAAATGGATCGTGACCGCGCAGACTTCGACAGTGCCTTCAACGGCCTCTCCGAGATGCTCGGCATGCGCCCGGTGCTGCTCTACTATCCCATCGGCAGCAAAGAGGATTTCCGGGGCGTGGTGGACATGCTCTCCGGCAAGGCGATCATGTTCGGCGAAAACGGTGAAACCACCGAAGGCGACATCCCGGCCGACATCGCCGACGAAGTGGAAACCATGCGCGAGACCATGATCGAAAACATCGCCGAATCCGATGAAGAACTCATGGAACTGTATTTCGAGGAAGGTGAGCTGACCCCGGATCAGATCACTCAGGGCCTCAAGGCGGGCGTGCTCTCCGGCGAACTGGTTCCCGTGGCTGTGGGTTCCGCGCTGGAAAACAAGGGTGGCAAAGAGCTACTGGACACTATCCAGACCCTGCTGCCATCCCCGCTGGAACACAAGCCGTGGCAGGGCGAGGACGGCGAACGCGCCAGCTCCCCTGACGAGCCCCTGTCCTGCTTCGTATTCAAGACCATCGCCGACCCCTTCGCCGGACAGCTCACCGTGGTTCGCGTCTGCTCCGGAACGCTGCAGCCCGACTCAATGATCACCAACTCCGCAAGTGGTGAAAAGGAACGCATCGGCCAGCTGCATCTCATGAACGGCAAGGAACAGACCGCCTCCAAAACCCCCATGGGGCCCGGCAGCATCGTGACCCTTGCCAAGCTTAAAGGCACCCACACCGGGGACACCCTCGTGAGCGAAAAGGACGACTTCAAGATCGTCAAACCCGAGCTGGCCCCGCAGCTCATCACCTACGCGCTGGCACCGGCCGAGAAGGGCGACGAGGACAAGGTCTTCGCCGCCGTGGCCAAGCTGCTCGAAGAGGACATCACCCTCACGCTCTCTCGCGACGAGGAGTCCTCGGACGTGCTGCTCTCCGGCATGGGCCAGAACCACATCGAGGTCTCCGTGGAACGCGCCAAGCGCCGCTCCAAGGTGGACATCGTCCTCAAGACCCCGAAGGTCCCCTATCGCGAGACCTTCAAGGTTGGCGCACAGGAAGTGCAGGGCCGTCACAAGAAGCAGTCCGGCGGACGCGGACAGTTCGGCGACTGCTGGATCAACGTGGAACCCCAGCCCGCCGGCACCGGGTACGTCTTCGAGGACAAGATCGTCGGCGGCGCCATCCCGCGCCAGTTCATCCCCGCCGTGGACAAGGGCATTCAGGAGACCGCCCAGCGCGGCGTGCTCGCCGGATATCCGGTCATCGACTTCAAGGTAACCCTCTACGACGGCTCCTATCACAATGTGGACTCCTCCGAGATGGCCTTCAAGGTCGCCGGTTCGCTGGCATTCAAGAAGGCCGCCGAGAAGGGAAAAGTCGCGCTGCTCGAACCCGTCATGACCGTGACCGTTGCCGTTCCCGACTCCTTCATGGGCGACGTTATCGGCGACCTCTCCTCCCGCCGCGGCAAGGTGCTCGGCTCCGAGTCCCAGTCCGGCGTCACCGAGGTCAAGGCTCACGTGCCCATGGCCGAAATGCTCAAGTACGCGCCCTCCCTCAACGCCATGACCGGCGGCCAGGGCACCTTCTTCATGGAATTTGACCATTACGAGGAATGCCCGCCCAACATCACCGATCAGGTCATCGCCGAAAACAAGAAGGATGAAGAGGAATAA
- a CDS encoding MerR family transcriptional regulator, producing MTATNEETPLKIGQAASKLGLKSYVLRYWETEFSMLKPIRTESGQRLYGAEQMRMLEEIRSLLYEEGLTIEGARKRLESGEERDTLAEVRNELREIAKLLE from the coding sequence ATGACTGCTACCAATGAAGAAACGCCGCTGAAAATCGGGCAGGCCGCCTCGAAGCTCGGGTTGAAGTCCTATGTGCTTCGGTACTGGGAAACCGAGTTCTCCATGCTGAAGCCCATCAGAACCGAATCCGGACAACGGCTTTACGGGGCTGAGCAGATGCGTATGCTGGAAGAGATAAGGTCTCTTCTTTACGAGGAAGGCCTGACCATCGAAGGTGCGCGCAAACGCCTTGAAAGCGGCGAAGAGCGTGACACGCTGGCAGAAGTCCGAAACGAATTGAGGGAGATAGCCAAGCTCCTTGAGTGA
- a CDS encoding AsmA family protein, which produces MSKVLKWFMIAGIAAVIIGAAAAAYVKSRFEPERLKRDLAGVVMKQTGRTLKIAGDMELTFFPSFGVRLYDATLSNPDGFDDDPMLRVGMADVSVDIMPLFSKQIEMGDVTLQDVTFRLLIDENGRSNLEGLAGKDEPDDKGVEGESGATYSFRAKSLEASGLRFVLDNRQDGRSLDLSDIDLSATPVELGKPMKVRTSLGVALSDPGLEADASLRCTAVLKPFEDTYYLKDISGNGNLSGAILKDGAVELGLQADSLDVHPQARRLVFGNLGLEASGESPLVPSNDLSGSLFVEKGSIGFADEVLKLTNYRLAAYGAQLTGSVELDGFASAPVGKGVIRLAQCTPVQVFRNLGLELPPMSGPDALSEAEGELTVDLKKDTVDIKKAMLVVDGQSIEGKATMAGFEKPEYIIDISADSLNLDPYLPPRGKAPKPADEASVTQADAEAAKSGPGAGNATDSSTTNATEAGIDAANATDAASNATAGQEAKADAGSAKPAEAAVDEGILPVKMLRDLRLSADLEAGTLQARGVRFDNFSARIRARDGVVWLKPLKFESYGGKVVAAAVADVQQASPHSGMAVHVDDIQAAPLAKGFAGRDDIAGNIDFAGHVHTHGNTVPAMLRGMNGAFKFDVQDGVFPGVDLKGITEKTEKQKDKGGTIRATKDSRTKFGAVTGSGVIEDGVLFNPDLSIKAPGLRAVGDGSVNLYDGDLGYLVKAKLVASSKGQGGESYEDLTGIAVPVRLGGTIANPSWFVDVTQYLQILSGAVVGTVGDVISGVGDILTLGGLSRYQEKEKMKEIKALRVDVDPQKVIDRLEAEF; this is translated from the coding sequence ATGTCGAAGGTTCTGAAGTGGTTCATGATTGCAGGAATTGCAGCCGTCATCATCGGTGCCGCCGCCGCGGCCTACGTCAAGAGTCGATTTGAACCCGAGCGGCTCAAGCGCGACCTTGCCGGGGTCGTGATGAAGCAGACCGGGCGCACGCTGAAAATCGCCGGAGACATGGAGCTCACCTTTTTCCCAAGCTTCGGTGTCAGGCTTTATGACGCCACGCTTTCCAACCCGGACGGATTCGATGACGACCCCATGCTGAGAGTGGGGATGGCCGATGTCTCCGTGGACATCATGCCGCTTTTTTCCAAGCAGATTGAGATGGGCGATGTTACGTTGCAGGACGTGACGTTTCGACTGCTCATCGACGAAAACGGCAGATCGAACCTTGAGGGACTTGCCGGCAAGGACGAGCCGGACGACAAGGGCGTCGAGGGGGAAAGCGGGGCGACCTATTCCTTCAGGGCGAAGTCTCTTGAGGCTTCCGGGCTTCGTTTTGTTCTGGACAACCGCCAGGACGGGCGCTCCCTTGACCTTTCTGACATAGACCTGAGCGCGACGCCGGTGGAGCTGGGCAAGCCCATGAAGGTGCGCACTTCGCTCGGCGTGGCTCTTTCCGACCCCGGGCTTGAAGCCGATGCCTCGTTGCGTTGCACGGCGGTGCTCAAGCCGTTTGAGGATACCTATTATCTCAAAGACATATCCGGTAACGGCAATCTCTCCGGAGCAATACTCAAGGACGGCGCGGTCGAACTGGGCCTGCAGGCCGATTCGCTTGATGTCCATCCACAGGCGCGGCGGTTGGTGTTTGGCAATCTCGGGCTGGAAGCCTCTGGGGAGTCTCCGTTGGTGCCGTCGAATGATCTCTCCGGCTCGCTTTTCGTGGAAAAGGGCAGCATCGGGTTTGCCGACGAGGTGTTGAAACTCACAAATTACAGGCTTGCCGCCTACGGCGCGCAATTGACCGGTAGTGTGGAGCTTGATGGTTTCGCCTCCGCCCCGGTGGGCAAGGGTGTCATCCGGCTGGCCCAGTGCACGCCGGTACAGGTCTTTCGAAACCTCGGCCTGGAGCTGCCGCCGATGAGTGGTCCGGACGCGCTTTCCGAGGCGGAGGGCGAACTGACGGTGGATCTGAAAAAGGACACCGTGGACATTAAAAAGGCCATGCTCGTGGTGGACGGACAAAGCATTGAAGGCAAAGCCACCATGGCTGGTTTTGAAAAACCGGAATATATCATCGATATCTCGGCCGACTCTCTGAATCTTGATCCATACCTGCCGCCACGCGGCAAGGCACCGAAACCTGCCGACGAAGCCTCCGTTACCCAAGCGGATGCAGAGGCCGCCAAGTCCGGACCCGGTGCGGGCAATGCAACCGACTCGTCCACAACCAATGCCACTGAAGCCGGTATCGACGCGGCAAATGCCACCGATGCAGCCTCGAATGCCACGGCGGGACAGGAAGCGAAAGCGGATGCAGGGAGCGCCAAACCTGCGGAGGCGGCTGTAGACGAAGGCATCCTTCCGGTCAAGATGCTCCGGGACCTGCGGCTTTCCGCCGACCTGGAGGCCGGGACGCTTCAGGCGCGCGGTGTGCGCTTTGACAACTTCAGCGCCCGGATTCGCGCACGGGATGGCGTGGTCTGGCTCAAGCCGCTCAAATTTGAAAGCTACGGCGGGAAGGTGGTTGCCGCTGCTGTCGCCGACGTGCAGCAGGCTTCGCCCCACAGCGGGATGGCCGTTCACGTGGACGACATTCAGGCCGCCCCCCTCGCCAAGGGTTTTGCCGGGCGCGACGACATCGCCGGAAATATTGACTTTGCGGGACACGTACACACGCACGGCAACACTGTTCCCGCCATGCTCAGGGGGATGAACGGCGCTTTCAAGTTCGACGTGCAGGACGGCGTATTTCCCGGCGTCGACCTCAAGGGCATCACGGAGAAGACTGAAAAACAAAAGGACAAAGGCGGCACCATCAGGGCCACCAAGGATTCCCGAACCAAGTTCGGGGCCGTCACCGGCAGCGGTGTCATTGAAGACGGGGTGCTATTTAATCCCGACCTGAGCATCAAGGCGCCCGGCCTGCGTGCGGTGGGCGACGGCAGCGTGAACCTGTACGACGGCGACCTCGGCTATCTGGTCAAGGCCAAGCTGGTGGCCTCTTCCAAGGGGCAGGGCGGCGAGTCGTACGAAGACCTCACGGGCATCGCCGTTCCCGTCCGACTGGGCGGCACCATCGCGAATCCCTCGTGGTTCGTGGATGTGACGCAGTATCTTCAGATTCTCAGCGGAGCAGTGGTGGGGACCGTCGGCGACGTCATCTCCGGAGTGGGTGATATCCTGACCCTCGGCGGCCTTTCCCGATATCAGGAGAAGGAGAAGATGAAGGAGATCAAGGCGCTGCGCGTTGATGTCGATCCCCAGAAAGTCATAGACAGGCTTGAGGCCGAGTTTTAG
- a CDS encoding arsenate reductase ArsC — translation MKKILFLCTGNSCRSQMAEGWARHLRPDLAAFSAGIEKHGINPYAVRVMAEEGVDISANDSKLVTELPEMEFDYVVTLCGHANETCPFFPGSAKRVHKGFDDPPALAKELEDEEARIDVYRRVRDEIREMVKGIPASLEE, via the coding sequence ATGAAGAAAATACTTTTTCTCTGTACCGGCAATTCCTGCCGCAGCCAGATGGCTGAGGGATGGGCCCGGCATCTCAGGCCGGACCTTGCGGCGTTTTCGGCCGGCATCGAAAAACACGGCATCAATCCTTATGCCGTGCGCGTCATGGCCGAGGAAGGCGTGGATATTTCGGCGAACGATTCCAAACTGGTTACCGAGCTGCCAGAAATGGAGTTTGATTACGTGGTGACGCTCTGCGGCCATGCGAACGAGACCTGTCCGTTCTTTCCCGGATCAGCCAAAAGAGTGCACAAGGGATTCGATGATCCGCCAGCGCTGGCAAAGGAGCTGGAGGACGAGGAAGCTCGCATCGACGTATATCGCCGGGTGCGCGACGAGATTCGCGAGATGGTGAAAGGGATTCCCGCCAGTCTTGAGGAATAG
- a CDS encoding FliI/YscN family ATPase, with protein sequence MGIDCTDSINLLEELDPCQSFGKVTKVVGLIAEGQGIKAPLGAVCHLMPDDESEPIAAEVVGFRDRSCLLMPYRDMRGIGPGSLIRNSNVPPHIPVSSEMLGRAVDAFGEPLDGKGAFAPTGYSPLHREAPNPLERPRIHEPLDVGVRAINGLLTLGKGQRVGIMAGSGVGKSTLMGMMARYTEADVNVIALVGERGREVVEFMENSLGEEGMARSVMVVATSDKSPLIRQRAAYTATAIAEYFRDEGKDVLLMMDSVTRFAMAGREVGLAAGEPPTRGGYTPSVFAHLPQLLERAGKNPKGSITGIYTVLVDGDDFNEPVCDAVRSILDGHIVLTRELADQGHYPSIDVLKSVSRLRSDITPEQVQQDGREVTRHMATFNRVEDMVNIGAYKKGANPEVDKAIAMVGPINNYLRQLVTEQSTLDDAYGRLHDLAGK encoded by the coding sequence ATGGGCATCGACTGCACGGACTCGATCAATCTTCTCGAAGAGCTGGACCCGTGCCAGAGCTTCGGCAAGGTCACCAAGGTGGTGGGCCTCATCGCTGAAGGTCAGGGCATCAAGGCACCGCTCGGCGCGGTGTGCCATCTCATGCCGGACGACGAGAGCGAACCCATCGCCGCCGAAGTGGTGGGGTTCCGCGACCGCTCGTGCCTGCTCATGCCCTACCGCGACATGCGCGGCATCGGCCCGGGCAGTCTCATCCGCAACTCCAACGTCCCGCCGCATATCCCGGTCAGTTCCGAGATGCTGGGCCGGGCCGTGGACGCCTTCGGCGAACCGCTGGACGGCAAGGGAGCCTTCGCCCCCACGGGATACAGCCCCCTGCACCGTGAAGCCCCGAACCCGCTGGAGCGCCCCCGAATCCACGAACCACTCGACGTGGGCGTTCGCGCCATCAACGGCCTGCTGACGCTCGGCAAGGGCCAGCGCGTGGGCATCATGGCTGGCTCCGGCGTGGGCAAGTCCACCCTGATGGGCATGATGGCCCGCTACACCGAGGCCGACGTGAACGTCATCGCCCTCGTTGGCGAACGCGGTCGTGAGGTGGTGGAATTCATGGAAAACAGCCTCGGCGAGGAAGGCATGGCCCGCAGCGTCATGGTGGTGGCCACCAGCGACAAGAGCCCGCTCATCCGCCAGCGCGCCGCCTACACAGCCACGGCAATCGCCGAATACTTCCGCGACGAAGGCAAAGACGTCCTGCTCATGATGGACTCGGTGACGCGCTTCGCCATGGCCGGACGCGAAGTGGGACTCGCCGCGGGGGAACCGCCGACGCGCGGCGGTTACACGCCGAGCGTGTTCGCGCATCTGCCCCAGTTGCTGGAGCGCGCGGGCAAGAATCCCAAGGGCTCCATCACCGGCATCTACACTGTGCTCGTGGACGGCGACGACTTCAACGAACCGGTCTGCGACGCCGTGCGATCCATCCTCGACGGGCACATCGTCCTGACGCGCGAGCTTGCGGATCAGGGCCACTACCCTTCGATCGACGTGCTCAAGAGCGTCAGCCGACTGCGCTCCGACATCACCCCGGAACAGGTACAGCAGGACGGACGCGAGGTAACGCGCCACATGGCGACCTTCAACCGCGTGGAAGACATGGTCAACATCGGCGCATACAAAAAGGGCGCGAACCCGGAGGTGGACAAAGCCATCGCCATGGTCGGCCCCATAAACAACTATCTTCGCCAGCTCGTCACCGAGCAGTCAACACTGGACGACGCCTACGGCAGGCTGCACGACCTCGCCGGCAAGTAG